Part of the Aquicella lusitana genome is shown below.
ATTTTGACGCCAGGCACGGTGAGTGACGCAGCCTTTTTGGATGATCATCACGATAATCTTTTGCTCGCGCTTTTTGCACAACATCGTTGCTATGGTCTTGCCTGGCTTGATATCAGTGGCGGCCGTTTTCATTTGCTTGAAGTTGAAGGCGAAGAAGCTTTGAGTAGTGAACTTGCGCGACTGAAGCCGGCTGAACTGCTGGTGAGTGAAGAATGGGATCATGGATTATTGAGCGCCTGCAGGCAGCAAGTCAGGCGCCGCGCACCGTGGGAATTTGACTATGAAACCTCCGTACGATTATTAACCGAACAAATGCAGACGCATGACTTAAAAGGTTTTGGCTGTGAAAACCTGTCAGCTGCGTTGTGCGCAGCGGGTTGCCTGCTGCAATATGCAAAAGAAACACAGCGTGCGAGTATGCCGCATGTTCGAACGATTCAAGTAGAACGGCGTGAGGAAAGTTTGCTGCTGGATGCTGCGACACGCCGCAATCTTGAACTGATAACTAATTTGTCCGGCGGTACGGAAAATACGCTAGTGTCGGTATTAGATCAGACGCAGACTGCCATGGGTAGCCGTATGCTGAAGCGCTGGCTAAACAGACCATTACGCGATCGAATCATACTGCAGGGCCGGCAGGAGAGTGTAAGGGAATTGCATGAACAACACGCTTATGCATGCTTGCAAAAAACACTGCAGGCAAGCGCTGATCTTGAACGCATCCTCGCGCGTATTGCACTCAAGTCTGCGCGGCCGCGTGATCTTGTCGCGCTGCGAAGCACGCTTGCGCTGCTGCCCGTGCTGCAGCAGCAATTGCAGGGATTGCGTGCGGCGCAGTTACAGCATTTGCAAAATGAAATCCGTACCTTCCCCGAGCTTTATGATTTGCTGACGCGTGCCATCATTGACCAGCCGCCCCTGACAATACGGGATGGTGGCGTGATTGCGCGTGGCTACGATGCGGAACTCGATGAACTGCTCGCCATCAGTGAAAATGCCGGAGATTATTTAATCAAGCTGGAAGAGCAGGAAAAGCTGCGCACGGGCCTTTCAACCTTGAAAGTGGGCTATAACCGTGTGCATGGTTACTATATTGAAATCAGCCGCCTACAGGCGCAGCAAGTGCCGATGGATTATATCCGCCGTCAGACACTCAAAAATGCGGAACGGTTTATTACACCGGAATTAAAAGCGTTTGAAGACAAGGCATTGAGCGCGCGTGACCGCGCATTGGCCCGTGAAAAAATATTATATGATGCTTTACTGGATGCGCTGCTGCCATCCATCCCCGCGCTGCAAGCTTGCGCGAACGCGATGGCGGAAGTAGATGTGCTGGCGAATTTTGCTGAACGCGCTGTCAGTTTGCGTTGGTGCTGCCCGGATTTGGTAGATGAGGCAGGTTTGGAGATTATTGAAGGACGGCATCCAGTGGTGGAGTCAGTGGCGGAACAACCCTTTGTGCCGAATGATATTACACTGCATGCAAAGCAGCGCATGCTGATTATTACCGGACCTAATATGGGAGGCAAATCCACCTATATGCGACAAACTGCCTTAATTGTTTTGCTCAGCCACATCGGCAGTTTTGTGCCGGCGCAATCGGCAAAAATAGGGCCCATCGATCGTATTTTTACCCGCATCGGCGCAGCGGATGATCTGGCGAGCGGCCGATCTACTTTTATGGTGGAAATGACGGAAACCGCTAATATCCTGCATAACGCCACGTCGCAAAGCTTGGTGCTCATGGATGAAATTGGACGCGGTACCAGCACATTTGACGGTTTATCGCTGGCCTGGGCCTGTGCGCAATATCTTGCACAGGGTGTGCGCGCTTTTACTTTATTCGCCACACATTATTTTGAATTGACTACGCTCGCAGACGAAATGGCAGTGGTGCAAAATGTGCATCTCGATGCTACCGAACACGGCGATACGATTATTTTCTTGCATCGCGTTCAGCCGGGACGTGCGAACCAGAGCTATGGTATTCAGGTTGCGCAGCTGGCAGGGGTGCCGCGCGCAGTGATTCAGCAAGCCAAAACAAAATTGCAGGAATTGGAACGCCAGGCTTACCATGTGCAGCAAGCGCATTCGCCTGTTCCTGAGCAGCGTGATTTATTTGCAGAGCCTGAAGAAGCGCATCCGGTGGTCTTACAATTACGCGATCTTAATCCGGACCAGCTTACTCCTAAAGAAGCGCTGGATTGGTTATATCAATTAAAAGCGGAAGCTGGCAATTCAGGCAAATAATTAATGGCATTACCTTAAGAGGAAACAATATTGTAAAGGTTAGGTAATTCGTTGGTGAAACTGTGCCTGCTATTGCGAGCGTAGCGAAGCAATTTAGGACACACTTCACAATCTGTCATCCTGAGCGAAGCGAAGGATCTCCTTTTGTATATCGGGAGATCCTTCGAGCAAAAAACGCTCTCAGGATGACAGCAGGGTCCATCAATAACTAATTAACAGAAGTTTCTAACATCATTACCGAGAATATTTTACTTACAGCTTTCCGGCGTTTTCACACAAGCAGCGATCGGTGAAGCAGGTGCAATGACGCTCTCTAAAACTTTATAAGGTACGAGAACTTCGGGTTGTCCAAATACATAAGCGGCAACCTGGTATTCCTCAAAAGTAAACAAAATACCTTCGGGTAGCAGATTCCAGTTCTTGTAGTTTTCCGATTTAGGAGCAGTGCCTTTTTCAAACCAGTCGTTGTCCTGTTGTTGTAGTTCTTTTTTTAACTGTTCCCGGCTGTAGGTAGCGATAACATTCAGATAGTTGGAATTGGCTTTGAATAAGTCATTCAGCGCCAATTGTTTTCCAGTCTGCAGATCGTAATTGACGACCTGAATTTTCCGGCCGGGATGCGCTGCGCCTGCAAAATAGAATTCATTGTTAAAACGCACGCTCAATAATGTTTGCGAACCTGCACTGACGGTTGATAGATCATAGAAAATATCTAGATTGTTTTGCCGAACGGATTCAGGCAGATTTTTGATGTCCGGAAAAGACTTGACGACTTCTTTTTTAAACTGATCGATTTGCCCGGACACAGCAGTATCAATAAGTTGATTAAATTGTTTTGCTTGCGAATTCAAGTTTCCAGCCAGCTCAGGGGATTTTGCTTTGATTTGATAGGGCGGTTCCTTACTGCTTTCATGGCGCATTTTGCTTTTGAACGTGAAGCCATTTGGGAGCGACAGTTTCTTTTTTTCAAATGCAGTTTGCTCGGCGAATACATATTGTGAAAACAATACAACAATCACAAGGAGTAGTAATTTTTTCATGAGGCGTCTTCTTTAGTAGTAAGTTCAATTAATTCTGCCACTTCATCTTCAGTCAGTTCAACGCAGCGCCCGCGTTTTAAACCCGCAGGCAGATAAACGGGACCAAAACGAATACGAATAAGTCTGCTCACAGTAAAACCCAGCGCGTCCCAAAGCCGGCGGACCAGCCGATTACGGCCTTCCGAGATGGTAACATGGAACCAGTGATTAGCTCCGCTGCCGCCTGCGTCGACAATTTTTTCAAAATGGGCTGGACCATCTTCCAACTGCACACCTTTTTTTAGCTGCTCCAGCGCTTCAGGCGTGACTTCACCACGCACGCGCACAGCGTATTCACGCTCGATATGAGAACGGGGGTGCATAAGATGGTTAGCAAGGGTGCCGTCATTGGTGATCAGTAGCAGGCCTGAGGTATTGAAATCCAGTCTGCCTACGCAAATCCAGCGGCTATTACGAATGATAGGCAAACGTTCGAAAATGGTAGGACGGCCTTCCGGATCATTGCGGGTACACATTTCTTTTTCAGGCTTATGATAGAGCAGTACCCGTGATTTTACATTCAAGCTTTTGAAAAGTTTAATTTCACGGCCATCAACGCAAACCCGGTCCCGATAGGTCATGCGGTCACCGATGGTCGCAATCCTGCCGTTGACGGTGACTCTGCCGTCCTGAATCCAGGATTCAATTTGCCGGCGTGATCCAAGCCCGGCATTCGCCAAAACTTTTTGTATTTTTTCACTCATGATTCAGTTTTCTTCTAGCCTGTGGCTGCTTCTTCATCTGCGTTATGATCAGGGCTATCCAGGTCGGCATCATCATCCAGCTTGACTATATTGTCTTCGTCGCCTGACAGAATGGCTTCCCGTTCTTCCGGTATGGCTTCGCTATTATCGGGGCCCACTTTACTGTTTTCCAGCGCTAATTGCACCTGCAATTGTGCTTCCTGTGCCTCCAGGTTTTTGAATTCAGCGAGCGTGGGCAGATCAGTCAACGACTTCAAGTTGAAATGATCAAGAAATTCCTTGGTGGTGCCATAAATAGCGGGTTTGCCTGGGACTTCACGGTAGCCAATGATACGAATCCATTCGCGTTCCTGCAGTGTCTTGATAATATTGCTGCTGACGGTAACACCGCGGATTTCTTCGATTTCAGCGCGAGTAATGGGTTGTTTGTATGCAATAATGGCAAGTGTTTCCAGAAAAGCGCGTGAATAGCGCGGCGCGCGCTCTTCCCACAAGCGGGAGAGCCAGGGACTTAATTCTGTTTTGGCCTGCAGGCGATAACCGCTCGCCACTTCTTGCAGCTCAATACCGCTTTCCTCGTGTCGCGCTTTAATATTAGCCAGAATTCCCCTGACTTCGGAGGTGCTGGGTCTTTCTTCTTCAGTGAATAGATTTTGTAATGACAACACGGTCAAAGGTTTTCCCGCAACCATCAGGGCGGCTTCAATAATCGATTGCATTTTTTCCAGCGACAGGGCGGCCATTTCTTTTCTCCAAAAAAACAAAATCAATGCATGCAGATAAGTAGAATCGGCTAAAATTTTCGCAAATTCTCACCCAATAGTCACGGCTATTCTCTGCCGATTGATAAAAAATTCGGAACAGGCGTGGCATGTATGTCAGCTTTTACTAGCATGATCTGCAGTTTAAGCGCAGTGTTTATTTTTTTCATCATGCAATCTAGTAAAAAGCAGGTAATTATCATACAGTTTCCCCATTTGGAAATGGCCGTAGAGACAAGAGGTTGTGCTGGTGCCTGCAAAACTGATACGTGGTTTATATAATTTAGGCTCCCAACAAAGGGGCGGTGTCCTGACGATTGGGAATTTTGATGGTGTACATATCGGGCATCAACAGCTGGTGGCGAAGGTGCTTGAAAAGGCAAATCGCTTGAAAGTGCCTTCCGTCGCAATGACTTTTGAGCCGCATCCCTTTGAATTTTTTTCAGGTGAAAATTTAACCATCCCTCGCATCACGCGGCTGCGGGAAAAGTTTTGCGCCCTGGCTGCCTGTGGTATCGATAACGTGTTAATATTACCATTTAATCAAGAGATTGCGAGCATCTCTGCAACCGATTTCGTGCAAAAAATTCTCTACGAAGCCTTAGGTCCCCGCCATATCATCATTGGCGATGATTTTCACTTTGGGCACAAACGCCAAGGTGACAAGGCGCTGCTTGAGGAAATGGGGCGTACTCGCGGATTTTCTGTGGAATCCATGCACACCGTCATGGTGGAAGGCGAACGGGTGAGTAGTACGCGTGTGCGTAAGGCGCTGGCAGAAGGGAGCCATGATTTGGTGAGGCAGTTGCTTGGCCGCCCTTATTCCATGATGGGGCGTATCCGCTTTGGTGATCAGCGGGGCAGACAGTGGGGGTTTCCTACCGCAAATATTTTTTTACACCGCAAGCTGACGCCAGTCAGGGGCGTCTACACTGTGTATGTGCATGGCGTGGCGGAACATCCTTGGCCTGGTGTTGCCAATATCGGCGTCAGACCGACTGTGGATGGCACTCGAACGCTGCTCGAGGTACACTTACTCGATTTTAACCGCGAAATTTATGGGCGGTATGTGCGCGTCGAATTCTGCGAAAAATTGCGCGATGAAATACGTTTTTCCAGTCTGGATCTGCTAAAACAGCAGATTGCCGCTGATGTTGTGTCGGCCCGGAACTATTTTCAGAAACAGGGTAGGTTATGAGTGATTACAAAAATACATTAAATTTGCCGCAAACCGATTTTCCCATGAAAGCCAATCTGGCCCAGCGTGAGCCTGAGTTATTAAAAAAATGGCAGGACATGGCGATTTATTCAACGCTGCGATCGAAGCGGAAAGGACAGAAAAAGTTTATTTTGCATCTCGGGCCGCCTTATGCAAACGGCCATATTCATCTCGGTACGGCCACCACAACGCTCCTCAAGGACATTATTGTCAAATCCAAAAGCATGAGTGGTTTTGATGCACCGCTGGTGCCGGGATGGGACTGCCATGGATTGCCGATTGAATTGAATGTAGAAAAAAAAGTAGGTAAACCCGGCCGCAAAGTCAGTGCAGCCGAATTTCGTGAAGCCTGCCGTGATTATGCAAAATCGTTTATCAATATCCAGCGAGAGGAATTCAAGCGTCTTGGCATCATCGCAGATTGGGAACATCCTTATCTGACGATGGATTTTAAATACGAAGCCAACATCATTCGCAGTCTGGCCAAAATTATCCGTAATGATCACGTGCAAAAAGGGTATAAACCC
Proteins encoded:
- the ribF gene encoding bifunctional riboflavin kinase/FAD synthetase yields the protein MPAKLIRGLYNLGSQQRGGVLTIGNFDGVHIGHQQLVAKVLEKANRLKVPSVAMTFEPHPFEFFSGENLTIPRITRLREKFCALAACGIDNVLILPFNQEIASISATDFVQKILYEALGPRHIIIGDDFHFGHKRQGDKALLEEMGRTRGFSVESMHTVMVEGERVSSTRVRKALAEGSHDLVRQLLGRPYSMMGRIRFGDQRGRQWGFPTANIFLHRKLTPVRGVYTVYVHGVAEHPWPGVANIGVRPTVDGTRTLLEVHLLDFNREIYGRYVRVEFCEKLRDEIRFSSLDLLKQQIAADVVSARNYFQKQGRL
- the mutS gene encoding DNA mismatch repair protein MutS; its protein translation is MALSMIDSSHPHTPMMQQYLRIKADYPNTLLFYRMGDFYELFYDDAQQAARLLGITLTARGQSAGKPIPMAGVPFHSAESYIARLIRQGLSVAICEQIGDPKAGIGPVERQVVRILTPGTVSDAAFLDDHHDNLLLALFAQHRCYGLAWLDISGGRFHLLEVEGEEALSSELARLKPAELLVSEEWDHGLLSACRQQVRRRAPWEFDYETSVRLLTEQMQTHDLKGFGCENLSAALCAAGCLLQYAKETQRASMPHVRTIQVERREESLLLDAATRRNLELITNLSGGTENTLVSVLDQTQTAMGSRMLKRWLNRPLRDRIILQGRQESVRELHEQHAYACLQKTLQASADLERILARIALKSARPRDLVALRSTLALLPVLQQQLQGLRAAQLQHLQNEIRTFPELYDLLTRAIIDQPPLTIRDGGVIARGYDAELDELLAISENAGDYLIKLEEQEKLRTGLSTLKVGYNRVHGYYIEISRLQAQQVPMDYIRRQTLKNAERFITPELKAFEDKALSARDRALAREKILYDALLDALLPSIPALQACANAMAEVDVLANFAERAVSLRWCCPDLVDEAGLEIIEGRHPVVESVAEQPFVPNDITLHAKQRMLIITGPNMGGKSTYMRQTALIVLLSHIGSFVPAQSAKIGPIDRIFTRIGAADDLASGRSTFMVEMTETANILHNATSQSLVLMDEIGRGTSTFDGLSLAWACAQYLAQGVRAFTLFATHYFELTTLADEMAVVQNVHLDATEHGDTIIFLHRVQPGRANQSYGIQVAQLAGVPRAVIQQAKTKLQELERQAYHVQQAHSPVPEQRDLFAEPEEAHPVVLQLRDLNPDQLTPKEALDWLYQLKAEAGNSGK
- the rluB gene encoding 23S rRNA pseudouridine(2605) synthase RluB, with the translated sequence MSEKIQKVLANAGLGSRRQIESWIQDGRVTVNGRIATIGDRMTYRDRVCVDGREIKLFKSLNVKSRVLLYHKPEKEMCTRNDPEGRPTIFERLPIIRNSRWICVGRLDFNTSGLLLITNDGTLANHLMHPRSHIEREYAVRVRGEVTPEALEQLKKGVQLEDGPAHFEKIVDAGGSGANHWFHVTISEGRNRLVRRLWDALGFTVSRLIRIRFGPVYLPAGLKRGRCVELTEDEVAELIELTTKEDAS
- a CDS encoding RsiV family protein; its protein translation is MKKLLLLVIVVLFSQYVFAEQTAFEKKKLSLPNGFTFKSKMRHESSKEPPYQIKAKSPELAGNLNSQAKQFNQLIDTAVSGQIDQFKKEVVKSFPDIKNLPESVRQNNLDIFYDLSTVSAGSQTLLSVRFNNEFYFAGAAHPGRKIQVVNYDLQTGKQLALNDLFKANSNYLNVIATYSREQLKKELQQQDNDWFEKGTAPKSENYKNWNLLPEGILFTFEEYQVAAYVFGQPEVLVPYKVLESVIAPASPIAACVKTPESCK
- the scpB gene encoding SMC-Scp complex subunit ScpB, yielding MAALSLEKMQSIIEAALMVAGKPLTVLSLQNLFTEEERPSTSEVRGILANIKARHEESGIELQEVASGYRLQAKTELSPWLSRLWEERAPRYSRAFLETLAIIAYKQPITRAEIEEIRGVTVSSNIIKTLQEREWIRIIGYREVPGKPAIYGTTKEFLDHFNLKSLTDLPTLAEFKNLEAQEAQLQVQLALENSKVGPDNSEAIPEEREAILSGDEDNIVKLDDDADLDSPDHNADEEAATG